The nucleotide window ACGGACACACCCGtgctacacacacacacacgcacacacgcgcTACTCGCCGCGGACCCGATGCACCCGACCCGGCCAGCCCGCGCCCATACACGCGTTGGTCGTGTCCGGTGCATCGCTGCGGCTTATTTGCCCTAACATTCGCGCCCTGAGCCGCGGCTCAGAGCAGCCCGGCGTCCTCGACGTCGCCGTCGTCCACCAGCAAGGCCCGCTCCGCCGCCGGCGCCTTCTTCCACTGCGGGCACTCGCGCTTGAAATGCCCACGTTCAACGCACTTGTAGCAGCGGCCGCCCTGGTTCCCGCGGAAGCCCGACGCCTCGCTGCGCGCCCCGTCGTCGTCGTCCCGAGCTCCGCCGCGCTGTCGCTCCTGCGCGCGCCACTGTGCCGCCGTGAACATGAGAGCGCCGTCCGCTCGCTCGCCGTCTGCCTGTCCACGCCATCGGAGCCGTTCGTCGAACGCCTTCAGCCGCCCGAGTGCTTCCTCGAACGGCATCGTCGAAACGTCGCAAAACTGCTCGATCCCGGCCACCGCCGCGTACAAGCGGTCCGGCACGGAGTCGAGCAGCTTCTTCACCAACGCGGCGTCCTCCAGCGTCGAACCGAGCGCCGCGTAGAGAGCCGCCATGCCACCGAGCTTGCCTGTGAACTCGTCCAGCGTGTCGCCGCTCGCCATGCGCAGGAGCTCGAACTCCCCGCGCAAGGTGCCCAGCCGCGCCGCCCGTACGCGGTCCGCGCCAACGAATCATGCCTTCAGAGCAGCCCACACCTCCGCGGCAGTCTTCTTCGCCGCCACCTGCAGCAGGTCCTCTGCGAGCGCTCCGAGCAAGTAGGCGCGTGCGGGCTTGTCCTTCTTCGCGATGAGGGCGGCCGCCGCGTCCTCCGGCACCACCACTGCCTCCCACAGCCCGGCCG belongs to Triticum urartu cultivar G1812 chromosome 7, Tu2.1, whole genome shotgun sequence and includes:
- the LOC125525509 gene encoding uncharacterized protein LOC125525509, whose protein sequence is MASGDTLDEFTGKLGGMAALYAALGSTLEDAALVKKLLDSVPDRLYAAVAGIEQFCDVSTMPFEEALGRLKAFDERLRWRGQADGERADGALMFTAAQWRAQERQRGGARDDDDGARSEASGFRGNQGGRCYKCVERGHFKRECPQWKKAPAAERALLVDDGDVEDAGLL